The DNA sequence CTCGCCGACCGCGGTGTACCGCTCGGCGACGAACGCGCCGCCGTACAGGAGCTGTGCTGCCTCCAGGAACGCGGAGATGTCCACAGTGGTCACTTCGGCACCCGCGGCGGCGTACTCCTCGACGGCGGCCTCGAACGCCGCCGCCCACCCCGGCGCCAAAGGACCCAGTTCGGCCGGCACGCCGAGCCGGAACCGTCCCGTGTGGACCTGCGCGGGTTCGGCCAGGCAGGTCAGCGCGAACGAGGCCTCCTCGACCGTCCGCGCGAACAGCGAGACGCAGTCGATACTCGCGCACGCGGGCACGACGCCGTCGGTCGGCAGCAGGCCCGGGGTCGGCTTGAGCCCGACGATCCCGTTGAACGCCGCCGGCACCCGGCCCGAACCCGCGGTGTCGGTGCCCAGCGCCAGATCGGCGATCCCCAGCGCGACCGCCACCGCCGAACCCGAGCTGGACCCGCCGGAGACGTAAGCCGGGTCGACCGCGTTGCGCACCGCGCCGTACGGGCTGCGCGTCCCGACCAGCCCGGTCGCGAACTGGTCCAGGTTGGTCGTGCCGAGCACCAGCGCCCCGGCCGCCCGCAACCGCGCGACGACCGGGGCGTCGGCCTCCGGCTTGTACGCGTACGCCGGGCAGCCCGCCGTCGTCGGCAGGCCCGCGACGTCGATGTTGCCCTTGACCGCGACGAGCTTTCCGGCCAGCGGCAGGCCGCGGTCCGCCGGCGCCGCCGCCTCGGCCAGGACCTCGGCTTCGGGCCGCAGGTCGATCCAGATCTCCGGCCGGTCCACCTGCTCGATCCGGCGGTACGCCGCCCGGACGCGCTCGACGGCGGTGCCGGATGCCGCCGCTGCGGGAAAGCGTGCGTCGGCGGTCATCCGAGCACCACCAGCGGCGTTCCGGGCGCCACCTGGTCGCCGGGGGAAACCAGCACTTCGACCACCTCACCGCTCGCCGGCGCGGGGATCCGCGCCTCCGTCTTCATCGCTTCCAGCGTCACCAGCGACTGCGCGTTCTCGACCCGCTCGCCCGCGGCGACGTCGACCCGCCACACGGTCGCCGCGAAGGGCGCCTCCACCACGTGCCCGCCCGGGGGTGCCTCGACCCGCGCCGGGGGCCGGGTGACCGGCTCCGGTTTCGGGTCGAACTCGCCCGCCGCGGCCCACGCCCGCCGTTCCGCCTCGAACGCGGCCGCCTGCGTCGCCCGGAACGCCGAGATGCTGTCGGCGTTGTCCGCCAGGAACTTCTGGTAGTCGGCGAGTGCGAACGTGCCGTCGGTGGTGTCGAGTCCCAGCTGCCCGGACGCGCTTTGCGCGCGCAGGTCGAGGAGTTCCTCGGCCGACACCGGGTACCAGGAGATCCGGTCGAAGAACCGCAGGTTCCACGGCTGCTCCCCGCCGTGCCAGCTGTTCCAGACCTGCGTCGTCCGGCCGACGAACTGGTAGCCGCCCGGCCCCTCCATGCCGTAGATGCAGAGGTACGCGCCGCCGATGCCGACGGAGTTCTCCGCCGTCCACGTCCGCGCCGGGTTGTACTTCGTCGTGACCAGGCGGTGGCGTGGGTCGAGCGGTGTCGCGACCGGCGCGCCGAGGTAGACGTCGCCGAGGCCCAGCACGAGGTATTCGGCGTCGAACACCGCGCGGTACACGTCGTCCACAGTGGACAGGCCGTTGACGCGCCGGATGAACTCGATGTTCCACGGGCACCACGGCGCGTCGTCGCGCACGCCGGTCATGTACCGCTCGATCGCCTCGCGCGTGGCCGGGTCGTCCCACGACAGCGGCAGCCGGACGCTGCGGCTGGGCACCACGAGGTCGTGCGTCGGCGGCAGGTCCCGTTCCAGCTCGCGCACCAGCCCGAGCGCCTTGCCGACCGGCAGCGCGTCGGGGTCGACGTGCACCTGCAGCGACCGGATGCCCGGGGTCAGGTCCACGATCCCCGGCACGCCCTCGGCCGCGAGCCGTTCCGCGAGCGCGTGCACCCGCATCCGCAGCGCCAGGTCGAGCTTCATCTCGCCGTATTCGACGAGCAGGTTGTCGTCGCCGCTGCGGCGGTAGGTGACCGCCGGCTCACCGTCCGGAACGGACAGCCGCGCGAGGACGCCGCCGTCGTCGCGGGCGGGCCGGCTCGGCTCGACCGCCGACGCGGGCCGCGTCCGCAGCGCCGCCGCGTGGTCGGTGCCGATCGGCACGAACCGCACGGTGTCGCCCGGCCGCAGCTGCCCGAGCTTCCACCGCTCGCCGGTGGCGACCGTCGCCGGGCAGACGAACCCGCCCAGGCTGGGCCCGTCCGGGCCGAGCAGGATCGGCAGGTCGCCGGTGTAGTCCACGGCGCCGATCGCGTACGGCGTGTCGTGGATGTTCGACGGGTGCAGGCCCGCCTCGCCGCCGTCCGGCCGCGCCCACTCCGGCCGCGGCCCGACCAGGCGGACGCCGGTGCGGGCGGAGTTGAAGTGCACCTGCCAGTCGGTGGCGTAGAAGGTGTCGACGTCGTCCGGGGTGAAGAACTCCGGCGCCGCGTGCGGTCCTTCGAGCGCGCCGATCGTCCAGCGGGCGGTGAAGTCCGGCCGGTCCGCGACCGGGCCCACGACGGGGTCCGCGGGCGCCGGGCCGGGCTGCAGGACGTCCCCCGCGGCCAGCGCGCGGCCGCCGTGCCCGCCGAACTTGCCCAGGGTGAACGTCGCCGCGCTGCCGAGGAACGCCGGGACGTCGACGCCGCCACGGACGAGCACGTAGCTGCGCAACCCGGCGGTGCACGCGCGGACGTCGAGCGTGGCTCCGGCGGGTACTTCGACCGGGGTCCACAGCGGCACCTCCGCGCCGTCGACGAAGACCGTCGTCGGCGCGCCGGTGACGCACACCTGCGTGGCGTGGGAGAACCGCAGCGTTACACCGTCCACTGTGCACTCCAGGCCGGGCGCGCCCTCGGGGTTGCCGAGGGCGAGGTTGCCCAGTCGCAGGGAAAGGTCGTCCATCGGGCCGCTCGGCGGTACCCCGACGTGCCAGAAGCCGGTGCGGCCCGGCCAGTCCTGCACGGTCGTCATCGTCCCGCCGCGCACGACGTCGATCTGCGGTTCACCGTCCGCGATGCCGTCCAAAGTGGACGTGTCGTGGGCGGCCGAGCCGAACGCCGCGTCGGCGGCCGCCGCGCGCAGCTGCCCGAGGTTGGTCCGGACCCCGTCGACGCGGGTGCCGCCGAGCGCGGCCCGGAGGTTCGCCAGCGCGTCCGCCCGGTCGGTGCCGGTGCAGATCACCTTGGCCAGCAACGGGTCGTAGTGCGTGGTGACGGTGGTCCCCGGCTCCACCCAGGTGTCCACCCGGGTGCCGGCCGGGAACTCCGCCCGCGTGACGAGCCCGGAGCTGGGCCGGTGCCCGGCGTTCGGGTCTTCGGCGTACACGCGGGCTTCGACGGCGTGGCCGCGCGCGACCGGCGTCGCGCGGAACATCGCGCGATCGCCTTGGGCGAGCCGCAGCATCCAGGCGACCAGGTCGACGCCGTAGACCGCCTCGGTGACCGGGTGCTCGACCTGCAGCCGGGTGTTGACCTCGAGGAACGCCGCTTCGCCGCGTTCGGGGTCGTAGACGTACTCGACGGTGCCCGCCGAGCGGTACCGGACCGACGAGCACAGCGCCACGGCCGACTCGACGAGCTGCTTCCGGACGGTGCCGGGCAGGTCCGGTGCCGGGCACTCCTCGACGACCTTCTGGTTGCGCCGCTGCAGCGAGCAGTCCCGGGTGCCCAGCGCCATGACCTCGCCGAAGCCGTCGCCGAACACCTGGACCTCGACGTGCCGCGCGCGGGTCACCAGCCGTTCCAGGAAGACGCCGGAGCTGGCGAAACTCTTCGCCGCGACGCTGCGCACGGTGTCCCAGGCGGCCCGCAGGTCGTCGGGGGAGGCGCAGGCGCGCATGCCGATGCCGCCCCCGCCGCCGGTCGCCTTGAGCATCACCGGGTAGCCGATGTCCTCCGCCCGCGCCAGTGCTTCGTCCACATCGGACAGCAGGCCGGTGCCGGCCAGCAGCGGCACGCCCGCCGCGATGGCCGCCTCGCGCGCGGTGTGCTTGCTGCCGAACACCTCCAGGTGCTCCGGTGCCGGGCCGGCGAACGCGATCCCGGCGTCTTCGCAAGCTCGCGCGAACGCCGCGTCCTCCGAGAGGAAGCCGTAGCCGGGGTGGATCGCGTCGCAGCTGGTGTCGAGGGCGGCCTGGACGATGGCGCCGGCCCGCAGGTAGCTTTCCGCGGCGGGAGCCGGGCCGAGCCGCACGGCCCGGCCGGCGAGCCGCACGTGCGGGGACAGGCGGTCGGCGTCGGAGTACACCGCGACCGTTTCGAGACCCAGTTCCCCGGCGCTGCGGAGGATCCGGACCGCGATCTCGCCGCGGTTGGCGACGAGCAGCCTCACTCGTCACCCCCGGCCGAGGTGACGACCATGCGCACCGGCGTCGGGTCGAACCCGTTGCAGGGGTTGTTGATCTGCGGGCAGTTCGAGACGAGGACGAGCACGTCGGTCTCCGCGCGCAGCCGGACTTCCAGGCCCGGCGCGGAAATGCCGTCGACGATGCCGAGCGTGCCGTCTTCTTCGACCGGCACGTTCATGTACCAGTTGACGTTGCTGACCAGGTCGCGCTTGCCCAGCCCCCACTTGGCGCCTTCGCTGAGGAAGTTCTCGACGCACGCGTGCTGGTACCGGGTGTGCTGGCCGTAGCGGAGGCTGTTGGACTCCTTGCTGCACGCGCCGCCGAGCGTGTCGTGGCGGCCGCAGGTGTCGGCGACGACGGTCAGCAGCGGGGCGCCTTCCTGGGTGCGTAGCACGCTGCCCGTGGTGAGGAAGATGTTGCCCTGCGCTGCTATCGTCGCGGCCGCGCTGTAGCGCTTCGCGGTGTCGTTCGCGTCGTAGCAGAGGAAGTCGACGGCCTGGTTGCCGCCGAGGTCGATGATCGTCAGCTCGCTGCCGCGCTTGAGCACGGTCGAGAACGGGGCGCGCGCCGGGACGTCGAAGGTCAGCTCCAGCTGCGACTGGTAGGCCGTGCTCATGCGATCCCCCGTGCGGTCAGGTAGTCGGCGGTGTTCTCGAAGGCACGCTGGGCTTCGGGGCTGTGAGTCCACTCCGGACTGTCCGGGGTGGACGGAGTGTCGCGCCAGGCGAGGACTTCGAGGTTCGTCGCGGTGTAGTCCGGGCGCGGGTCCACCGGGTGCGGCACGTTGGTGACCAGTACGATCGACGGGATCTCGATCCGCAGGTCGACGGACTTCCCGGCGCCCGCGGAGCCGGTGAACTCCAGCGCGCCGTCCGGCTGGACGCGCACGCCCTGGAAGAACGACAGGCTCGGCGGCAGATCACGCGGTCCCAGCCCGTGCTTCGCCGCGGCCAGGGTGAACAGCGGCAGCCCGGCGGGGGAGGGGCCCTGCGGGGCACCGTCGCCGTAGCGCTCGGTGTTGCCGTCCACAGTGGACGTCCCGCACAGGGCGTCGTGGCGCCCGCTGGCGTCCGAGACGATCGTGGCGAGCACGCGGCCCTGGTCGGACAGCAGCGCCACCTTCTCGCCGAGGTAGGCGTTCCACTGCACCTTCACCGTGTCGGCGACGTTCAGCCGTTCCCACGGCTGGTCGGCGTTGAACAGCAGCACGTGCGCGCAGGCGCCGCCCTCGACGTCGGTCAGCCGCAGCCGCGTACCCCGGGCCAGCACCTTGTGCGTGTACCCGCCCCCGGCGACGGTCTCCGCCCAGGTCAGCGCCTCGGGCGCCACCCCGGGCGGGACGGCCGGCCAGGTGCTCGCCGGGATCGACGGCATCGTTTCGACCACGGTGCCGGCCTGGGCCCGGGCGTGGTCCCGGGCGCCGTAGGTGGTGGCGGTGGTGCTCATGGACGTCCTCTCAGATCGCGGGTTCGAGGGCGGGAGCGGGGCGCAGCCGCAGCCAGCAGAGCCAGCCGATCACCAGCGCGCCGCCGACGAACTCTAGCGGGAACAGCAGCATCCAGGGGGCGCCCGAACCGGCGACGTCGTAGATCTCCGCGCGCGGCCAGGCGATGTTCACGCTCATGGCGATCCCGTAGAGCACGGCTGCCCCGTTCAGCGGGACACCCCAGCGTCCCAGCGAGAACCGGCCGGGCTCCGCGGGGAACCGCCCCCGCAGCCTGGCGACCAGCAGCGGCCCGGTGACCAGCAGGTACGCCAGGTAGACGACCACCACCGACGTCCCGGTGATCGTGCTGAAGAGCGTCGGGTTGCCGACGTTGAGCAGCAGCAGGGCGATGGCCAGCGCCCCGGAGACGAGCGCGGGCGCGACCGGCGTCCCCGTGCGGGGATTCACCGACGAAAGTCGGGTGGCGGCGGGGAGCGCGCCGTCGCGGGCCATCGCGAAGACCAGCCGGACGGTGCCGGTCTGGATGGTGAGCGTGCAGACCACGACGGCGATGGCGACGTCGGCGAGGAAGACGCGGCCGAGGGTGTCGCCGAAGACGGCGGTGATCACGTACGGCAGGCCGCGGCCGGCGAGCTGGCCGTCGGTGAGGCTCGGCGCGGCCATCAGCGCGGTGAGCACCACGGCCAGCCCGCCGATCCCGGACACGAGCACGGCCCGCAGCACCGCGCGCGGCGCCGCCCTTCGCGCGTCCTTCGTCTCCTCCGCGACCGACGCGGCGGTGTCGAAGCCGTAGAGCACGTACGCGGCCATGAGCGCCGAAGCGAGGACACCGCCGATCCCGGCGCTGGTGCCGGGGGCGTCGTGCGCGACCACCTGCGGGCCGCGGACGGCGAACAGGCCCAGCCCGGCGACGAGGACCACGACGCCGAGCAGCTCGGCCGCGACACCGACGTCGTTGATCCGGGCCATCAGCCGGACACCGCCGGCGTTGACGAGCGTGGTGAAGACGAGCAGGAGCGTGCCGAGGACCACGGCGTTGGCCGCGCCCGACGGCGACGTCACCGAGGGGTCGCCGCCGACGAGCTGGAAGCCGTCCCACACCGACGGCAGCACCACCTGCAGCGCGATCGCCGCGGCGGCGAGCGCGACGACGCAGCCGAGCAGCATCATCCAGCCGGCGAGCCACCCGAGGAATCCCTTCGAGACCTGCTTCGCCCATTGGTACACGGAGCCGGCGAGCGGGAAGCGCGCGGCGAGCTCGGCGAAGGTGAGCGCCACGAGCAGCTGGCCGCCGAGGACGACCGGCCACGTCCAGAAGAAGAGCGGGCCGCCGAAGGTGTAGCCGAACCCGAAGAGCTGGAAGACCGTCGTGAGGATGGAGACGAACGAGAACCCGGCGGCGAAGGCGGAGAACCCGCCCAGCGACCGGCGGAGCTCTTGGCGGTAACCGAAGGTGGCGAGATCGTCGGGCGGCATGCGGACTCCTTGTTTCGATCGTTTGACAGAAATTAGGTCCGGGCCGGGTCCTCTTGATCTCTGACGCGTTAGGGGTGCGTTAACGGCCCTCGCTTCCGCGCGTCAACAGCGACATGCGGGCGTAACCGCACCTCGGTGCGGGTGCCCGGGCGCCGGACCTGGCAAGATCACGCCCGTGGTCAAAGGCGCGGGAGTCGGCAGGCCGAGGGCGAGCGGAGCGGCGGCGAACCGCCCGGACGCGCGCCAGGCGGTGCTCGACGCGGCGGGAGAGCTGTTCACCGGAGCCGGTTACGCGGCGACGACGACCCGCGCGATCGCGGAGCGCGCGGGCCTGCGCCAGGCGTCGCTCTACTACCACTTCCCGGCGAAGGAAGACATCCTCGCGGCGTTGCTGGCGGAAACGGTCCGGCCTTCGCTGGATTTGGCTTCCCGTCTGGTCGGTGCCGCGGGCCCGGCGGCGGTGCGGCTGTGGGCGCTGGCGTACGCGGACATCGGCCTGCTCGGCGGGGCCCGCCACAACTTGGGCGCGTTGTACTTGCTGCCGGAGGTGGGCTCGGCGAACCTGGCCCGCTTCCGCGCGGAGCGAGCGGACCTGAAGGCGGCGTACGGCCGTCTGGTGGCGGCTTCGGGGGTGGCGCCGGAGTCGGTGGCGATCCGGACGGACCTGGTGTTCGGGCTGGTGGAGAGCATCGCGGTGGTCCGCAGGGACGACCCGGACCTCGACGTCGAGGCCCACGTCCGCGAAGGGGCGGACGGGGTGGTGCGGCTGGTCGGGACGGCGGAGCCGTCGGAGGACCTGCGGGCCGAGGCCCACACCCTGCTGGCCACCCTCGCGAGCTGACCCGGCCCCCGACCGCCCCAATGTGGCGTTGGGTGCATCGAGCGCACCCAATGTGGCGTTCGGTGCGTTGGACGCACCGAACGCCACATTGGGGAGCTTGGGGCCGGGGTCAGGAAGCCGTTGCCTGCAGGGCCTTGCTCAGCGCCGTCGCCGTCAGGTCGACCTGCCACGGCCGGGCGCCGCCCGCGCGCAGGACGTCCGCCACCGAGTCCTCGTCCGTCTCCGCCGGCGGCCGCCAGCACGTGCGGCGCACCAGGTCCGGCAGCAGCAGGTTCTCCACCGGGAGCCGGCGGTCCTCCGCGATCGCCGTCAGCGCCGCGCGGGCCGCCGACAGCCGGGCCGCCGCGTCCGGGTCCTTGTCGGCCCAGCGGTTGACCGGGGGCGGGCCGTCCGTCGGCTGCGCGGGCGACGGCAGCTCCGACGCCGGGAGGGCGCGGGCCGCCTGCAGGTGGCGCAGCCAGCTCGCCGTGTACTTGCGCTGGACCCGGCCGCTGAAGACCGGGAGCGCCTGGAGGTCCTCGACCGTCTTCGGGTCGGCCGTCACCGCGTTGATGATCGCGCTGTCCGGCAGGATGCGGCTCGGTGCGCGGTCGCGTTTGCGGGCGAGCTCGTCGCGCGCCTGCCACAGCTCGCGGACCGCCGCCAGGCCGCGGGGGTTGCGGATCTTGTGGACACCGGACGTCCGGCGCCACGGCTCGGCCCGCGGGGGCGGCGGCGGGGCCGTCCGGACGTTTTCGAACTCCTGCCGCGCCCACTCCAGCTTGCCCTGGGCGCCCAGCTCCGCCTCCAGCTTTTCGCGCAGCTGGATGAGCAGCTCGACGTCGAGGGCCGCGTAGTTGAGCCAGTCGACCGGCAGCGGCCGCTTCGACCAGTCCGCCGCGCTGTGCCCCTTTTCGAGGGTGTAGCCGAGCAGCAGCTCGACGAGCGTCCCCAGCGCCACGCGTTCGTAGCCCGCCAGCCGGCCGGCCAGCTCGGTGTCGAACAGCGCCGCCGGGTGCAGGTCCAGCTCGGCGAGGCAGGGGAGGTCCTGGGAGGCCGCGTGCAGCACCCATTCCAGGTCGTTGAGGACGTCGCGCAGCGGCTGGAGGTCGTCGGCCAGCGCGATCGGGTCGATCAGCACCGTGCCGGAACCCTCACGGCGCAGCTGCACGAGGTAGGCCTTGGGCCAGTACCGGTAGCCGGACGCGCGTTCGGTGTCGACGGCGACCGCGCCGGTGCCCGCGGCGAGTCTCGCGCAGGCCTCGGCCAGCGCGGACGGTTCGGTGATCACCGGGGGCGTGCCCTCGGCGGGTTCGCGTAGCAGCACAGGGCCGCCCGTGGACTCGATCTCCATCCCGGTGTCCTCGGCCTCTGCACTTCCCATAACTGACGACCCTACGGGACGGGCGTACCGCGCCTGGTGCGCCCGCCCCGCAGGGAGGTTCGTCTGCGTCAGCGGATGACGCCGGCCCGCATGGCCAGCGCCACCATCTGAGCCCGGTCGCCCGTGCCGAGCTTGCGCCCGATCCGGGACAGGTGGGACTTGACGGTGAGAGCGGAGAGCGAAAGCTCCTCGCCGATCTCCTTGTTGGACTGCCCGTCGGCGACCAGCTGGAGCACCTCCACCTCACGAGCGGACAGCTCGCGCGGGGTGTTGTCGGTGCCCGCG is a window from the Amycolatopsis sp. cg9 genome containing:
- a CDS encoding allophanate hydrolase is translated as MTADARFPAAAASGTAVERVRAAYRRIEQVDRPEIWIDLRPEAEVLAEAAAPADRGLPLAGKLVAVKGNIDVAGLPTTAGCPAYAYKPEADAPVVARLRAAGALVLGTTNLDQFATGLVGTRSPYGAVRNAVDPAYVSGGSSSGSAVAVALGIADLALGTDTAGSGRVPAAFNGIVGLKPTPGLLPTDGVVPACASIDCVSLFARTVEEASFALTCLAEPAQVHTGRFRLGVPAELGPLAPGWAAAFEAAVEEYAAAGAEVTTVDISAFLEAAQLLYGGAFVAERYTAVGEFLDAHPDAVDPVVHGIITGARDIPAHRLFSDRAKLAGLRAEALATLAGVDALLVPTTTEHPTLAEVAADPVAVNARLGRFTNSTNLFGLSALAVPAGTVAGRPFGVMLVGAPHDDLKLAALAGLRGERVPIAVVGAHLRGQPLNHELTSRGGRFVAAVSTSAAYRLFALDTVPPKPGLVRVSGGGVAIAAEVWELPVRGFGEFVSRVPAPLAIGKVELADGTRVPGFLCEPAATEGAEDISAKGGWLAHLGG
- the uca gene encoding urea carboxylase, coding for MRLLVANRGEIAVRILRSAGELGLETVAVYSDADRLSPHVRLAGRAVRLGPAPAAESYLRAGAIVQAALDTSCDAIHPGYGFLSEDAAFARACEDAGIAFAGPAPEHLEVFGSKHTAREAAIAAGVPLLAGTGLLSDVDEALARAEDIGYPVMLKATGGGGGIGMRACASPDDLRAAWDTVRSVAAKSFASSGVFLERLVTRARHVEVQVFGDGFGEVMALGTRDCSLQRRNQKVVEECPAPDLPGTVRKQLVESAVALCSSVRYRSAGTVEYVYDPERGEAAFLEVNTRLQVEHPVTEAVYGVDLVAWMLRLAQGDRAMFRATPVARGHAVEARVYAEDPNAGHRPSSGLVTRAEFPAGTRVDTWVEPGTTVTTHYDPLLAKVICTGTDRADALANLRAALGGTRVDGVRTNLGQLRAAAADAAFGSAAHDTSTLDGIADGEPQIDVVRGGTMTTVQDWPGRTGFWHVGVPPSGPMDDLSLRLGNLALGNPEGAPGLECTVDGVTLRFSHATQVCVTGAPTTVFVDGAEVPLWTPVEVPAGATLDVRACTAGLRSYVLVRGGVDVPAFLGSAATFTLGKFGGHGGRALAAGDVLQPGPAPADPVVGPVADRPDFTARWTIGALEGPHAAPEFFTPDDVDTFYATDWQVHFNSARTGVRLVGPRPEWARPDGGEAGLHPSNIHDTPYAIGAVDYTGDLPILLGPDGPSLGGFVCPATVATGERWKLGQLRPGDTVRFVPIGTDHAAALRTRPASAVEPSRPARDDGGVLARLSVPDGEPAVTYRRSGDDNLLVEYGEMKLDLALRMRVHALAERLAAEGVPGIVDLTPGIRSLQVHVDPDALPVGKALGLVRELERDLPPTHDLVVPSRSVRLPLSWDDPATREAIERYMTGVRDDAPWCPWNIEFIRRVNGLSTVDDVYRAVFDAEYLVLGLGDVYLGAPVATPLDPRHRLVTTKYNPARTWTAENSVGIGGAYLCIYGMEGPGGYQFVGRTTQVWNSWHGGEQPWNLRFFDRISWYPVSAEELLDLRAQSASGQLGLDTTDGTFALADYQKFLADNADSISAFRATQAAAFEAERRAWAAAGEFDPKPEPVTRPPARVEAPPGGHVVEAPFAATVWRVDVAAGERVENAQSLVTLEAMKTEARIPAPASGEVVEVLVSPGDQVAPGTPLVVLG
- a CDS encoding urea amidolyase associated protein UAAP2, with the protein product MSTAYQSQLELTFDVPARAPFSTVLKRGSELTIIDLGGNQAVDFLCYDANDTAKRYSAAATIAAQGNIFLTTGSVLRTQEGAPLLTVVADTCGRHDTLGGACSKESNSLRYGQHTRYQHACVENFLSEGAKWGLGKRDLVSNVNWYMNVPVEEDGTLGIVDGISAPGLEVRLRAETDVLVLVSNCPQINNPCNGFDPTPVRMVVTSAGGDE
- a CDS encoding urea amidolyase associated protein UAAP1; translation: MSTTATTYGARDHARAQAGTVVETMPSIPASTWPAVPPGVAPEALTWAETVAGGGYTHKVLARGTRLRLTDVEGGACAHVLLFNADQPWERLNVADTVKVQWNAYLGEKVALLSDQGRVLATIVSDASGRHDALCGTSTVDGNTERYGDGAPQGPSPAGLPLFTLAAAKHGLGPRDLPPSLSFFQGVRVQPDGALEFTGSAGAGKSVDLRIEIPSIVLVTNVPHPVDPRPDYTATNLEVLAWRDTPSTPDSPEWTHSPEAQRAFENTADYLTARGIA
- a CDS encoding amino acid permease, with product MPPDDLATFGYRQELRRSLGGFSAFAAGFSFVSILTTVFQLFGFGYTFGGPLFFWTWPVVLGGQLLVALTFAELAARFPLAGSVYQWAKQVSKGFLGWLAGWMMLLGCVVALAAAAIALQVVLPSVWDGFQLVGGDPSVTSPSGAANAVVLGTLLLVFTTLVNAGGVRLMARINDVGVAAELLGVVVLVAGLGLFAVRGPQVVAHDAPGTSAGIGGVLASALMAAYVLYGFDTAASVAEETKDARRAAPRAVLRAVLVSGIGGLAVVLTALMAAPSLTDGQLAGRGLPYVITAVFGDTLGRVFLADVAIAVVVCTLTIQTGTVRLVFAMARDGALPAATRLSSVNPRTGTPVAPALVSGALAIALLLLNVGNPTLFSTITGTSVVVVYLAYLLVTGPLLVARLRGRFPAEPGRFSLGRWGVPLNGAAVLYGIAMSVNIAWPRAEIYDVAGSGAPWMLLFPLEFVGGALVIGWLCWLRLRPAPALEPAI
- a CDS encoding TetR/AcrR family transcriptional regulator, with translation MVKGAGVGRPRASGAAANRPDARQAVLDAAGELFTGAGYAATTTRAIAERAGLRQASLYYHFPAKEDILAALLAETVRPSLDLASRLVGAAGPAAVRLWALAYADIGLLGGARHNLGALYLLPEVGSANLARFRAERADLKAAYGRLVAASGVAPESVAIRTDLVFGLVESIAVVRRDDPDLDVEAHVREGADGVVRLVGTAEPSEDLRAEAHTLLATLAS
- a CDS encoding HRDC domain-containing protein, whose translation is MEIESTGGPVLLREPAEGTPPVITEPSALAEACARLAAGTGAVAVDTERASGYRYWPKAYLVQLRREGSGTVLIDPIALADDLQPLRDVLNDLEWVLHAASQDLPCLAELDLHPAALFDTELAGRLAGYERVALGTLVELLLGYTLEKGHSAADWSKRPLPVDWLNYAALDVELLIQLREKLEAELGAQGKLEWARQEFENVRTAPPPPPRAEPWRRTSGVHKIRNPRGLAAVRELWQARDELARKRDRAPSRILPDSAIINAVTADPKTVEDLQALPVFSGRVQRKYTASWLRHLQAARALPASELPSPAQPTDGPPPVNRWADKDPDAAARLSAARAALTAIAEDRRLPVENLLLPDLVRRTCWRPPAETDEDSVADVLRAGGARPWQVDLTATALSKALQATAS